A genome region from Triticum aestivum cultivar Chinese Spring chromosome 2B, IWGSC CS RefSeq v2.1, whole genome shotgun sequence includes the following:
- the LOC123041682 gene encoding gibberellin 2-beta-dioxygenase 6, with product MPAFAEPAIDPPLADSYRALLRSDQLHRGGIAPALSPAVLESVAVLERDLPMIDLKRLTSGDAWERKACADAMACAASEWGFFQVINHGVGRELLEEMRREQARLFRLPFDTKEKAGLLNGSYRWGNPTATSLRHLSWSEAFHVPLASISREDCDYGKLSSLRGVMQEVADAMSHVADTVAAALAEDLGHDAGGGEPAFPAGCDGTTCFLRLNRYPACPFAPDTFGLVPHTDSDFLTILCQDQVGGLQLMKDSRWVAVKPRPDALIVNIGDLFQAWSNNRYKSVEHKVVANPKAERLSVAYFLCPSYDSPVSTCGEPSAYRPFTFGEYRRKVQDDVKRTGKKIGLPNFLKQSPVDGMNHTLCS from the exons ATGCCGGCCTTCGCCGAGCCAGCCATTGATCCGCCTCTGGCGGACAGCTACCGCGCGCTGCTGCGCAGCGACCAGCTCCACCGCGGCGGCATTGCGCCGGCGCTGTCGCCGGCGGTGCTGGAGAGCGTGGCCGTGCTGGAGCGCGACCTGCCGATGATCGACTTGAAGCGCCTGACGAGCGGCGACGCGTGGGAGAGGAAGGCGTGCGCGGACGCCATGGCTTGCGCGGCGTCGGAGTGGGGCTTCTTCCAGGTGATCAACCACGGCGTGGGGCGCGAGCTCCTGGAGGAGATGAGGCGCGAGCAGGCGCGGCTGTTCCGCCTGCCGTTCGACACCAAGGAGAAGGCCGGGCTCCTCAACGGCTCGTACCGGTGGGGCAACCCGACGGCTACGTCGCTCCGGCACCTCTCATGGTCGGAGGCCTTCCACGTTCCGCTCGCCAGCATCTCGCGGGAGGACTGCGACTACGGAAAGCTCAGCTCCTTGAG GGGCGTGATGCAGGAGGTGGCGGACGCGATGTCGCATGTGGCGGAcacggtggcggcggcgctggcggaggACCTGGGGCACGATGCGGGGGGCGGCGAGCCGGCGTTCCCGGCGGGGTGCGACGGGACGACGTGCTTCCTGCGGCTCAACAGGTACCCGGCGTGCCCGTTCGCGCCGGACACCTTCGGGCTGGTGCCGCACACGGACAGCGACTTCCTCACCATCCTCTGTCAGGACCAGGTCGGGGGCCTGCAGCTCATGAAGGACTCCCGCTGGGTCGCCGTGAAACCCCGCCCCGACGCGCTCATCGTCAACATCGGCGATCTGTTTCAG GCGTGGAGCAACAACAGGTACAAGAGCGTGGAGCACAAAGTGGTGGCTAACCCCAAGGCGGAGCGCCTCTCCGTCGCCTACTTCCTGTGCCCGTCGTACGACTCGCCGGTCAGCACATGCGGCGAACCGTCGGCGTACAGGCCGTTTACCTTCGGGGAGTACCGGAGGAAGGTGCAGGACGATGTCAAGAGAACCGGCAAAAAAATTGGGCTCCCCAACTTTCTCAAACAGTCTCCCGTTGACGGCATGAATCACACCCTCTGTTCTTAA